In one window of Massilibacterium senegalense DNA:
- a CDS encoding NAD(P)H-dependent flavin oxidoreductase: MTLLMEIKKKLRLPVIGSPMFIISNPKLLIEQCKAGIIGSMPALNARPSSQLDEWLAEITEELANYNLKNPNKPAAPFAINQIVHRSNRRLEEDMEICKKYKVPIIITSLGAREEVYQETKSYGGLVLHDVINTNFAKKAIEKGADGLIAVAVGAGGHAGPKSPFALIQEIREWFDGPLALAGSIATGDSILAAEVIGADFAYIGSPFIATHEARAVDKYKQAIIEGTSDDIVCSNYFTGVHGNYLAPSIRAAGMNPDKLPPSDPSKMNFGGDAEKKAWKDIWGCGQGIGAIKKVQSTREYVAQLEEQYKKARERLLN, from the coding sequence GTTCGCCGATGTTTATTATTAGTAATCCAAAGCTTTTGATTGAGCAATGTAAAGCGGGAATTATCGGTTCTATGCCGGCTTTAAATGCGAGACCATCCTCACAATTAGATGAGTGGCTTGCGGAGATTACGGAAGAATTAGCAAATTACAATTTGAAAAATCCAAATAAACCAGCAGCACCATTTGCAATTAATCAAATTGTTCATCGCTCCAATAGGAGATTAGAAGAGGACATGGAAATTTGTAAAAAATATAAAGTACCTATTATTATCACTTCACTCGGTGCAAGAGAAGAGGTCTATCAGGAAACAAAAAGTTATGGTGGGCTCGTCTTACATGATGTTATTAATACTAACTTTGCAAAAAAAGCGATTGAAAAAGGCGCAGATGGTCTAATTGCAGTGGCAGTAGGTGCAGGTGGGCATGCAGGTCCGAAAAGTCCCTTTGCACTTATTCAAGAAATTCGCGAATGGTTTGATGGACCGCTTGCTCTTGCAGGCTCCATTGCTACAGGGGATAGTATTTTAGCAGCAGAAGTGATAGGAGCCGACTTTGCTTATATTGGGTCACCATTTATCGCAACACACGAAGCAAGAGCTGTCGATAAATATAAACAAGCTATCATTGAAGGAACATCGGATGATATTGTCTGCAGCAATTATTTTACTGGTGTTCACGGAAACTATTTAGCACCATCTATCCGTGCGGCAGGAATGAATCCAGATAAATTACCACCAAGTGACCCGTCAAAGATGAATTTCGGGGGAGACGCTGAAAAAAAAGCTTGGAAAGATATTTGGGGGTGTGGACAAGGAATTGGTGCAATTAAAAAAGTACAATCTACGAGAGAATACGTTGCTCAATTAGAAGAACAATACAAAAAAGCCAGAGAAAGATTGTTAAATTAA
- a CDS encoding class I adenylate-forming enzyme family protein produces the protein MEHLLFSNPIKLNATRYGDREAISFNGLRFTYRDFNERINQLAHALQSIGVQKGDKVAFMLMNCHQLLEVIFACGKIGSVYVPINSRFVGPEIQHVLDDSEATLLIVDYRFIHEVTSFIGKYKTTKHFIAIGTTEHAHFLEYETWISTFKKEEPISASPLSESDTLSIMYTSGTTGYPKGAVRSHRSLYLVALLFSIEFHIGRLGKGLVAGPLYGAAALSISIPNLYVGNPIHILETFHPVKVLEAIEHEKTTTTFLAPPMLEAIFSLPENILHQFDVSALKSLISVGAPLHTSTKKKVFQYFKEIELNEFYGATELGGVANLFPEMQREKDRSVGVPMLGMEIELLNRDGKQVKVGETGAFFVKGVTLCDEYYRRPEANKESFRGEWLSLGDMGVQDEDGFYYIVDRKQDMILSGAINVYPAEIEGVLHEHPKVEDVAIIGIPDEKWGEVPLAVIVIRKDENVTREEIIKFCQGRLAKYKIPKYIDFVNELPRNLQGKLLKYQIRKKYVKE, from the coding sequence ATGGAACATCTTTTATTTAGTAATCCAATAAAATTAAATGCAACACGTTATGGGGATAGAGAAGCAATTTCCTTTAACGGTCTTCGATTTACTTACCGTGATTTTAACGAAAGAATTAATCAATTAGCTCATGCATTACAAAGTATCGGTGTGCAAAAAGGAGATAAAGTGGCTTTCATGTTAATGAATTGCCATCAATTATTGGAAGTAATTTTTGCTTGTGGGAAAATTGGGTCTGTTTATGTACCTATAAATTCAAGGTTTGTTGGTCCGGAAATTCAGCATGTTTTAGATGATTCTGAAGCTACTTTGTTAATAGTAGATTATCGATTTATCCATGAAGTAACTTCTTTTATTGGAAAATATAAAACGACAAAACATTTCATTGCGATAGGAACGACGGAACATGCTCACTTTTTAGAATACGAAACGTGGATTTCTACATTTAAAAAGGAAGAACCTATATCAGCATCACCTCTCAGTGAATCAGATACTCTTTCTATTATGTATACTAGTGGAACTACAGGTTATCCAAAAGGTGCAGTTCGTTCTCACCGTAGTTTATATTTAGTTGCTTTATTATTTAGCATCGAATTTCATATAGGAAGGCTTGGAAAAGGCTTAGTAGCAGGTCCATTGTACGGTGCAGCAGCTTTAAGTATATCCATTCCTAATTTATATGTAGGAAACCCTATTCATATATTGGAAACATTTCATCCGGTTAAGGTGTTAGAAGCTATTGAGCATGAAAAAACTACAACTACATTTTTAGCACCACCCATGTTAGAGGCGATATTTTCGTTACCCGAAAATATCTTACACCAATTTGATGTATCTGCCTTAAAATCTTTAATTTCAGTTGGAGCACCTTTACACACGAGCACAAAGAAAAAGGTGTTTCAGTATTTTAAAGAAATTGAATTAAATGAGTTTTATGGGGCTACTGAGTTAGGGGGGGTAGCAAATTTATTTCCTGAAATGCAAAGAGAGAAAGATCGATCTGTTGGAGTCCCCATGCTAGGTATGGAAATTGAATTACTTAACCGGGATGGAAAACAGGTGAAAGTTGGAGAAACAGGGGCGTTTTTTGTGAAAGGAGTTACTTTATGCGATGAATACTATCGAAGACCAGAAGCAAATAAAGAATCCTTTAGAGGTGAATGGCTAAGTTTAGGGGATATGGGGGTTCAAGATGAAGATGGATTTTACTATATCGTCGATCGAAAACAAGATATGATTTTATCCGGAGCTATTAATGTTTATCCGGCCGAGATTGAAGGTGTCTTACATGAACATCCTAAAGTGGAAGACGTGGCGATTATCGGTATTCCAGATGAAAAGTGGGGAGAAGTTCCATTAGCTGTTATTGTAATACGCAAAGATGAGAATGTTACGAGAGAAGAAATTATTAAATTTTGTCAGGGAAGATTAGCGAAATATAAAATTCCTAAATATATTGATTTTGTTAATGAACTCCCACGAAATTTACAAGGGAAATTGTTAAAATATCAAATTCGAAAAAAATATGTAAAAGAATGA
- a CDS encoding thermonuclease family protein, giving the protein MDFLLYTVKILPLLVLSFIFILFLYKQSFIFNRKYIGIIASFILLFVVAGCSSTSTAESTKPNENIIKNEESTDTKENKQKQQENPEETVVNEEPQANIPAVEGVSLIPATVIRVTDGDTIKIRLDNEKEEKVRMILVDTPETVHPNKPVQPFGPEASQLTKDTLSGASIGLELGIEERDRYGRLLAYVYLQDGSMYNKTLIEKGLARVAVYPPNTKYLDEFKALEQQAKTEKLGIWSIEDYQSSSITNNSNQNNTSTSTTPTPSGSCDIKGNINSRGEKIYHMPGQQFYDKTNAEEIFCSEDEAQAAGYRKSLR; this is encoded by the coding sequence ATGGATTTTTTGCTTTATACGGTAAAAATACTACCATTATTGGTTCTTTCATTTATTTTCATTTTATTTTTATACAAACAATCATTTATTTTTAATCGTAAGTACATAGGGATTATTGCTAGTTTCATATTATTATTTGTCGTTGCTGGATGTTCTTCCACTTCTACTGCTGAATCGACTAAACCAAATGAAAATATTATTAAAAACGAAGAGTCAACTGATACAAAAGAAAATAAGCAAAAACAACAAGAAAATCCGGAAGAAACAGTGGTCAATGAAGAACCACAAGCAAATATTCCAGCTGTTGAAGGCGTTTCTCTTATCCCGGCTACTGTTATTCGTGTTACCGATGGTGACACAATTAAGATTCGTTTAGATAATGAGAAAGAAGAAAAAGTTCGGATGATTTTAGTAGATACACCCGAAACCGTGCATCCAAACAAACCAGTACAACCGTTTGGACCAGAAGCAAGCCAACTAACAAAAGACACACTTTCTGGCGCATCTATCGGACTTGAATTAGGAATTGAAGAACGTGATCGTTATGGACGTTTACTTGCTTACGTTTATTTACAAGATGGTAGCATGTACAATAAAACATTAATAGAAAAAGGACTAGCTAGAGTGGCGGTCTATCCACCAAATACGAAATACTTAGATGAATTTAAAGCGTTAGAACAACAAGCTAAAACTGAAAAGCTAGGAATATGGAGCATAGAAGACTATCAATCTAGTTCTATAACGAACAATTCTAATCAAAACAACACTAGTACGAGTACTACTCCAACTCCATCTGGTTCTTGTGATATTAAAGGTAACATCAATAGCAGGGGAGAAAAAATTTATCATATGCCAGGACAACAGTTTTACGATAAAACCAATGCTGAAGAAATATTTTGTTCAGAAGACGAAGCGCAAGCTGCTGGTTATCGTAAATCATTAAGATAA
- the lexA gene encoding transcriptional repressor LexA, producing MKKLSQRQSDILTFIKREVKEKGYPPSVREIAEAVGLASSSTVHGHLSRLEQKGLIRRDPTKPRAIEVLDETDVDIPKEETVNVPVIGKVTAGQPITAIENVEEFMPLPQRFIHSDDVFMLIVQGESMIEAGILDGDYVIVRKQPTAENGDIVVAMTDENEATVKRFFKENHVFRLQPENSTMEPIILTKVTILGKVIGVFRSLQ from the coding sequence TTGAAAAAATTATCCCAGCGTCAATCCGATATTTTAACTTTCATAAAAAGAGAAGTAAAAGAAAAAGGGTATCCACCTTCTGTACGTGAAATTGCTGAAGCGGTCGGTTTAGCCTCTAGCTCAACCGTTCATGGTCACTTATCTCGACTAGAACAAAAAGGATTAATCAGACGTGACCCTACGAAACCAAGAGCAATTGAAGTTCTAGATGAAACGGATGTTGATATACCAAAAGAAGAAACAGTGAATGTACCCGTGATTGGAAAGGTAACAGCAGGACAACCAATTACTGCGATTGAAAATGTAGAAGAATTTATGCCACTCCCACAACGGTTTATTCACAGCGACGATGTATTTATGTTAATTGTTCAAGGCGAAAGTATGATAGAAGCAGGAATTTTAGATGGAGATTACGTTATTGTCCGTAAACAACCTACTGCAGAAAACGGAGATATTGTCGTTGCGATGACAGATGAAAATGAAGCAACGGTAAAACGGTTCTTTAAAGAAAATCACGTTTTCCGTCTTCAACCAGAAAACTCTACAATGGAACCAATTATTTTAACAAAAGTAACGATTTTAGGAAAAGTAATTGGCGTATTTCGTTCCTTACAATAA
- the yneA gene encoding cell division suppressor protein YneA, with protein MANQLSFKTIIHILLFSFIFIGIISFSIVVEAKVNNQANHKIIIVESGDSLWSIYQREKISMSQEEFIDWVMEKNNLQQSTIYPGQEIIVPGS; from the coding sequence ATGGCAAATCAACTTTCTTTTAAAACAATCATTCATATTTTATTATTTAGTTTTATTTTTATCGGTATTATCTCATTTTCTATTGTGGTAGAAGCGAAAGTAAATAATCAAGCAAACCATAAAATTATAATAGTAGAGTCAGGGGATAGTTTATGGTCGATTTATCAAAGAGAAAAAATAAGCATGAGCCAAGAGGAGTTTATTGATTGGGTAATGGAAAAAAATAATTTACAACAATCAACGATTTATCCAGGACAGGAGATTATCGTTCCTGGTTCCTAA
- a CDS encoding YneB family resolvase-like protein, which yields MRVVIYCRVSTEKEEQVTSLERQEKELTTLAKGQGWSIVAVVKEQVSGYEVDRDGMMDLLEMAKRKEFDVLLVQDDTRLGRGNAKIALYHTLKKDGISLYTVQDNGEMKLSESEEMVLEIVSVVEKYQRKIHNLKIKRGMKRAVAEGYEPEKNLKNRHLNSGRDKKDVPIEEIIRLRHLGLTFYDISLTLKGMGFDVSKATIHRRYQDYEKEK from the coding sequence GTGCGGGTTGTAATATATTGCCGTGTAAGTACAGAAAAGGAAGAACAGGTGACTTCATTAGAACGTCAAGAAAAAGAATTGACTACATTAGCGAAAGGCCAAGGCTGGTCCATCGTAGCTGTCGTGAAAGAACAAGTTAGTGGATATGAGGTAGATCGTGATGGAATGATGGATCTTTTGGAAATGGCAAAAAGGAAAGAATTTGACGTCTTACTCGTTCAAGATGATACGCGACTTGGGCGAGGAAATGCGAAAATTGCTCTTTATCATACATTAAAAAAAGACGGAATTTCCTTATATACTGTTCAAGATAACGGAGAAATGAAATTATCTGAATCAGAAGAAATGGTTTTAGAAATTGTTAGTGTAGTGGAAAAATATCAACGAAAAATACATAATTTGAAAATAAAACGGGGAATGAAGCGAGCGGTTGCAGAAGGATATGAACCAGAAAAAAATTTAAAAAATCGTCATCTTAATAGTGGAAGAGATAAAAAAGATGTACCAATCGAAGAAATTATTCGATTGCGACATTTAGGGTTAACATTTTATGATATCTCTCTAACGTTAAAAGGTATGG